One window of Tepidanaerobacter acetatoxydans Re1 genomic DNA carries:
- a CDS encoding DUF881 domain-containing protein — protein sequence MKDTTKAHFAISVVCFILGMLLVAQFRSVQISGGTAISLQRAQELSTQLKTVTEERDMYKKELLELRNRLAEYENAASKTSSLTETMKKELEKVRMLAGLTAGTGQGVIITLDDSNLPRQPGEDPNLFLIHDEDLLKVINELFAAGAEAISVNGQRIIANSEIRCVGPTIIINSVKLAPPFIIQAIGDPDILETSLKMRGGVIESLQVFGIQINIKKQDKIDMPAYTGPIQFKYFEPVKAGEM from the coding sequence ATGAAAGATACTACTAAAGCACATTTTGCTATATCTGTCGTCTGCTTTATATTAGGTATGTTGCTTGTAGCTCAATTTAGAAGTGTTCAAATAAGCGGTGGTACTGCAATTTCCCTTCAAAGAGCTCAAGAGCTGTCTACACAACTAAAAACCGTTACAGAGGAACGAGATATGTATAAAAAGGAGTTATTAGAACTTAGAAATAGACTTGCTGAGTACGAAAATGCAGCCTCTAAAACAAGCAGCTTGACTGAAACTATGAAAAAGGAATTGGAAAAAGTTCGAATGTTAGCAGGACTAACGGCAGGAACTGGGCAAGGCGTAATTATTACTCTCGATGATAGTAATTTGCCACGACAGCCCGGTGAAGACCCAAACTTGTTTTTGATTCATGATGAGGACCTTTTAAAAGTAATTAATGAGTTGTTTGCTGCAGGTGCAGAGGCGATTTCGGTAAACGGGCAACGTATTATAGCCAATAGTGAGATAAGATGTGTAGGGCCCACTATTATTATTAATTCAGTAAAACTTGCACCACCTTTTATTATTCAAGCTATAGGTGATCCTGATATACTAGAAACTTCCCTTAAAATGCGAGGGGGAGTTATCGAATCGCTACAGGTTTTTGGGATACAAATAAATATAAAAAAGCAGGATAAAATTGACATGCCGGCTTATACCGGGCCGATTCAGTTTAAATATTTCGAACCTGTTAAGGCAGGTGAAATGTAA
- the murG gene encoding undecaprenyldiphospho-muramoylpentapeptide beta-N-acetylglucosaminyltransferase, which translates to MPPKKNKKIILAGGGTGGHIYPAIAIATGLKQEFPDSDILFIGTNKGLEKELVKKAGFSLKTIRVKGFQRKLSFDTIISVKELALSAIDSVNIIKKEKPDIVIGTGGYVAGPVVFFASLMGVHTAIHEQNVTPGITNRILSKFVEKVFISFPDSLKYFPKNKTVLTGNPVRNEITKSIRSQALKKFGLLLNIPTVLCFGGSQGAARLNDAILYIINEIKDTKRFQLIHITGINHYEKTIDLLANKGIDLSKLGHIIIRPYIHEMQDAYAVADLVISRAGALSISELNACGKPAILIPLPTAANRHQDFNAKFMEENGAAIVISEASLSGEKLLDTISNIIFDQKRLHQMAAASKNLAREDALEKILAEIVKLVK; encoded by the coding sequence ATGCCCCCCAAAAAAAATAAGAAAATTATCTTGGCAGGTGGTGGTACAGGCGGGCATATTTACCCTGCCATAGCTATTGCAACAGGGTTGAAACAGGAATTTCCGGATTCTGATATTCTTTTTATTGGAACAAACAAAGGTCTTGAAAAGGAATTGGTTAAAAAAGCCGGATTTTCCTTAAAAACCATAAGAGTAAAAGGCTTTCAAAGAAAACTATCTTTTGATACAATTATATCCGTTAAGGAACTGGCACTTAGCGCTATAGATTCAGTTAACATAATAAAGAAAGAAAAACCGGATATAGTTATTGGGACAGGAGGATATGTAGCTGGTCCCGTAGTGTTTTTTGCCTCACTTATGGGAGTTCATACCGCTATTCACGAACAAAATGTTACACCGGGTATAACAAATAGAATTTTATCTAAGTTTGTTGAGAAAGTTTTTATCAGTTTTCCGGATTCGCTGAAGTATTTTCCCAAAAATAAGACAGTGCTAACAGGAAATCCAGTACGAAACGAAATTACTAAAAGTATACGCTCCCAAGCTTTAAAAAAGTTTGGATTACTATTAAATATTCCTACAGTACTCTGTTTTGGAGGCAGTCAGGGAGCCGCGCGCTTAAATGATGCTATTCTTTATATTATTAACGAAATTAAAGATACAAAACGATTTCAACTGATACATATCACAGGAATAAATCATTATGAAAAGACAATAGACTTGTTAGCAAATAAAGGGATAGATTTAAGTAAGTTAGGGCACATTATTATAAGGCCATATATTCATGAGATGCAAGACGCTTATGCTGTTGCTGATTTAGTTATTTCAAGAGCAGGAGCGCTTAGCATATCAGAATTGAATGCATGTGGCAAACCGGCAATTTTAATCCCACTTCCTACAGCAGCTAACCGTCACCAGGATTTCAACGCTAAGTTTATGGAGGAAAACGGTGCTGCTATAGTTATTTCTGAAGCAAGTCTTTCAGGGGAAAAGCTTCTTGACACAATTAGTAATATTATTTTTGACCAAAAACGTTTACATCAGATGGCGGCAGCTAGCAAGAACTTAGCAAGAGAGGATGCACTTGAAAAGATTTTAGCCGAGATAGTGAAATTGGTAAAGTAA
- the ftsZ gene encoding cell division protein FtsZ, which translates to MLDFDVEMEQFANIKVIGIGGGGNNAINRMIDAGLKGVEFISVNTDAQALYLSKADKKIQIGEKLTKGLGAGANPEIGKKAAEESKDIVEEALGGADMIFITAGMGGGTGTGAAPVIAEISKSLGILTVGVVTKPFSFEGKKRMANAELGISDIKNNVDTLITIPNDRLLSIAEKKTSMIDAFKMADDILRQGVQGISDLIAVPGLINLDFADVRTIMLSTGLAHMGIGKGSGESRAIEAAKQAISSPLLETSIDGAKGVLLNITGGANLGLLEVNEAAELISSVADPEANIIFGAVIDEKLQDEIRITVIATGFETVKEKPLEIEEFEVGQFMDEDLEIPAFLRKNRKR; encoded by the coding sequence GTGTTAGATTTTGATGTTGAGATGGAACAATTCGCGAATATCAAGGTAATAGGAATTGGTGGTGGCGGTAATAATGCAATAAATCGAATGATAGATGCAGGCCTGAAGGGAGTAGAGTTCATTTCGGTTAATACTGATGCCCAGGCTCTTTACTTATCCAAAGCCGACAAAAAGATACAAATTGGTGAGAAACTCACTAAAGGCCTTGGTGCAGGAGCCAACCCCGAAATTGGCAAGAAAGCGGCAGAAGAGAGTAAGGATATAGTTGAAGAAGCTCTTGGTGGTGCCGATATGATTTTCATTACTGCAGGAATGGGCGGAGGAACCGGAACCGGTGCTGCACCGGTAATTGCTGAGATATCTAAAAGTCTCGGCATATTGACAGTTGGTGTAGTAACAAAACCTTTCTCATTTGAAGGCAAAAAGCGAATGGCCAACGCAGAACTAGGAATAAGTGATATAAAGAATAATGTTGATACTTTAATTACTATCCCCAATGATAGGCTTTTATCAATAGCAGAAAAGAAGACTTCAATGATTGATGCTTTTAAAATGGCGGATGACATACTTAGACAAGGAGTTCAAGGTATTTCTGATTTAATCGCTGTGCCAGGCTTGATTAATTTAGATTTTGCCGATGTAAGGACGATAATGTTGAGCACGGGTCTAGCTCATATGGGAATCGGTAAAGGCTCCGGAGAGAGCCGAGCTATTGAAGCTGCAAAACAAGCCATATCAAGTCCTTTACTGGAAACATCCATAGACGGCGCAAAAGGTGTACTGCTGAACATTACAGGAGGAGCAAATCTTGGTTTGCTTGAAGTTAATGAGGCTGCTGAACTTATATCGTCAGTTGCTGACCCGGAAGCTAATATAATATTTGGAGCAGTTATCGATGAAAAACTACAGGATGAAATAAGAATTACGGTTATTGCGACAGGTTTTGAAACCGTAAAAGAAAAGCCTTTAGAAATAGAAGAATTTGAAGTTGGACAATTTATGGACGAAGACCTTGAGATTCCTGCATTTTTGAGGAAGAATAGAAAAAGATAG
- the spoVE gene encoding stage V sporulation protein E — protein MRMSRKPPDFAILFAVLALTCFGMIMVFSSSSVRAYYYFNDSFYFLKRQLIWSVLGFIAMVFFMNYDYWKIKQYEKPIVFVMILLLILVLIPGIGKIVNDARRWIGVGNLTLQPSEIAKLGMIIYLSCGLERKGDKIKSFFIGILPFLIVMGCVCGLILKEPHLSAAVLIGMTTLVILFVAGARIIHMASLGIVGSALALVLIVKKPYRLRRLLSFLDPWKNPSDGGYHIIQSLYALGSGGLIGVGLGRSRQKFFYLPEPQTDFIFSVIGEELGFLGAAFVILLFMFFIWRGYRIAMSAPDMFGKLVATGITTLITLQFLINVAVVTASVPVTGMPLPFISYGGSSLTITMSQVGILLNISKYTEVK, from the coding sequence ATGCGTATGTCCCGAAAGCCGCCTGATTTTGCTATCCTTTTTGCAGTTTTAGCCTTAACGTGTTTTGGAATGATAATGGTCTTTAGTTCCAGCAGTGTAAGGGCGTATTATTATTTTAATGATAGTTTCTATTTTTTAAAGCGTCAACTCATCTGGTCTGTTTTAGGATTTATTGCAATGGTTTTTTTTATGAATTATGATTATTGGAAGATAAAGCAGTATGAAAAACCAATTGTTTTTGTTATGATTTTATTATTAATCTTAGTTCTCATTCCTGGAATTGGCAAAATAGTTAATGATGCACGGCGCTGGATTGGCGTAGGAAATTTAACGTTGCAGCCCTCGGAAATTGCAAAACTGGGCATGATTATATATCTTTCTTGTGGCCTGGAAAGGAAAGGAGATAAAATTAAATCTTTTTTTATAGGTATTCTCCCATTTCTAATAGTAATGGGATGTGTATGTGGTTTAATTCTTAAGGAACCTCATCTAAGTGCGGCAGTGCTTATAGGGATGACGACACTTGTAATACTGTTTGTCGCAGGGGCTAGAATTATACACATGGCAAGTTTGGGGATTGTAGGTTCCGCTTTGGCACTAGTGCTAATCGTTAAGAAACCTTACAGACTCAGAAGGCTTCTTTCATTTTTAGATCCATGGAAGAATCCCAGCGATGGAGGATATCATATCATACAGTCCTTATATGCACTGGGTTCAGGAGGCTTAATTGGGGTAGGTCTTGGCAGAAGCAGACAAAAATTTTTTTATCTTCCGGAGCCACAAACAGATTTTATATTTTCGGTTATAGGTGAAGAATTAGGCTTTTTAGGAGCAGCCTTTGTAATATTGTTGTTCATGTTTTTCATTTGGAGGGGTTACAGAATAGCTATGTCAGCCCCGGATATGTTCGGAAAATTGGTGGCAACAGGCATAACTACACTTATAACACTGCAGTTTTTAATAAATGTAGCCGTTGTAACAGCTTCGGTGCCTGTAACAGGAATGCCTCTACCCTTTATAAGTTATGGCGGTTCTTCACTGACTATTACTATGTCCCAGGTAGGTATTTTATTAAATATTTCCAAATATACGGAGGTTAAGTGA
- the murC gene encoding UDP-N-acetylmuramate--L-alanine ligase, with protein MTGNSNRIHFIGIGGTGMSGIAKILMNMGYTVSGSDLKVSEALIRLRDAGARVFIGHNASNVEGADIVVVSSAIPKANPEYIRAIESNIPVIHRADMLSLLMTPKKGIAITGAHGKTTTTSMISLIMEKNGFDPTVIIGGELNDIGGNATLGKGEYLVAEADESDGSFMKLHPHIAVITNIENDHMDYYKNMNSMKKAFKKFIDNVNKDGFIIFGNDNKHVQELVKETNKEYYTVGINYPSDFMAKNVKMNGLITHFDVCFREKLLGKVELHVPGLHNILNATTAIAVGNRIGIDMEGMIEAIKTFRGVQRRFQIISDIRGIKVIDDYAHHPTEIKATLRAARNCNPKKIYAIFQPHRYTRTQLLAEEFGAAFIDADEVIITSIYSAGEQPIKGVSSALIINSLKRNEKNVVFIENKEDIADYILDRAMPGDYILTIGAGDINKIAYNIADKLEACPKEVIGEFREVN; from the coding sequence TTGACAGGAAATAGTAATCGAATTCATTTTATCGGAATTGGCGGCACAGGCATGAGTGGTATAGCAAAAATTTTGATGAATATGGGATATACCGTTTCAGGTTCCGATTTAAAAGTATCAGAAGCCTTAATTCGACTTAGAGATGCCGGCGCCCGGGTCTTTATTGGTCATAACGCCTCAAATGTTGAAGGAGCTGATATAGTAGTTGTATCATCTGCCATACCAAAGGCAAATCCGGAATATATAAGAGCTATTGAATCCAATATTCCCGTAATACATCGAGCCGATATGCTGAGCTTATTGATGACTCCTAAAAAAGGAATTGCCATAACCGGAGCTCATGGGAAAACAACAACTACTTCGATGATTTCATTAATAATGGAAAAAAATGGATTCGATCCTACTGTCATAATAGGCGGAGAATTGAATGATATAGGTGGAAATGCCACTTTGGGAAAAGGAGAGTATTTGGTAGCTGAAGCTGATGAAAGTGATGGCTCTTTCATGAAACTACATCCACATATAGCAGTTATTACAAATATAGAAAACGATCATATGGATTATTACAAAAATATGAATTCGATGAAGAAAGCATTTAAAAAATTTATAGATAATGTGAACAAAGACGGATTTATTATTTTTGGTAATGATAATAAGCACGTTCAGGAATTGGTAAAAGAAACCAATAAAGAGTATTATACCGTTGGAATTAATTATCCGTCGGATTTTATGGCGAAAAATGTTAAAATGAATGGATTAATAACACATTTTGACGTATGTTTTAGAGAAAAATTATTGGGCAAAGTCGAACTACATGTACCCGGCCTTCATAATATACTTAATGCAACCACTGCTATAGCCGTAGGAAATCGCATAGGTATTGATATGGAAGGTATGATTGAAGCAATAAAAACATTTCGAGGGGTACAGCGAAGGTTTCAAATCATCAGTGATATCAGAGGGATAAAAGTTATCGATGATTATGCACATCATCCCACAGAAATAAAAGCTACGCTGAGAGCTGCTAGAAACTGTAATCCTAAAAAAATCTATGCAATTTTCCAACCTCATAGGTATACCAGAACTCAATTGTTGGCAGAAGAATTTGGAGCTGCATTTATAGATGCAGATGAGGTAATAATTACCAGCATTTATAGTGCCGGTGAACAGCCGATAAAAGGGGTATCTTCTGCACTTATAATCAATTCGTTGAAAAGAAATGAGAAAAATGTTGTATTTATAGAGAATAAAGAAGATATTGCGGACTATATACTTGATAGAGCTATGCCGGGAGATTATATTTTAACTATAGGGGCGGGAGATATAAATAAGATTGCCTATAATATTGCAGATAAGTTAGAAGCTTGCCCGAAGGAGGTAATTGGTGAATTTCGGGAGGTGAATTAA
- a CDS encoding small basic family protein: MIYPFIGFALGLLVGFKLPISVPVIYAPYVSISILAALDSVLGGIKAMEEDNFDTSIFVSGFFINTLMAGFLAYFGDRLGIQLYLAAIFAFGVRIFQNLAIIRRSIIKRLFSKNN, translated from the coding sequence ATGATATATCCGTTTATAGGTTTTGCCTTGGGTTTACTGGTTGGTTTTAAATTGCCTATTTCGGTACCTGTTATATATGCACCTTATGTTTCGATTTCAATCCTAGCTGCTTTAGATTCGGTCCTTGGCGGTATAAAGGCGATGGAGGAAGATAATTTTGACACTAGTATATTTGTATCGGGTTTTTTTATCAACACTCTTATGGCAGGATTTTTAGCTTATTTTGGAGACCGACTGGGGATACAGTTGTATCTTGCTGCGATTTTTGCTTTTGGTGTAAGGATATTCCAAAATCTTGCGATTATACGCCGCAGCATAATTAAAAGATTATTTTCTAAAAATAATTAA
- a CDS encoding cell division protein FtsQ/DivIB: MYERNQTRYNIHHNRIKRKINYKRLLLPISFLCIITLILIASSSLFAIEDIKVKGNNNISTKEILKSINYYMGVNLLTVKPRQVKEAIQETMPIEDVIVKYELPHTLILEIKEREISAALNYLDGFVLIDSNGFIVKLASKLENYSVPIVTGLKVVKAKVAEKPLLEENTAHFKVLLSLIESLKPILQELSEINIVVDDNHNANFYLYTLDGYQVFLGEFNDKKITILQTLLQDVRKKGMGTGLLDISHNTPIFKPFHIEPEEEKE; the protein is encoded by the coding sequence ATGTACGAACGAAATCAAACCAGATATAATATTCATCATAATAGAATAAAAAGGAAAATCAACTATAAAAGACTATTGTTACCGATTAGTTTTTTATGTATAATAACATTGATACTAATAGCATCCAGCTCTCTTTTTGCCATTGAAGATATTAAAGTGAAAGGTAACAACAATATATCTACCAAGGAAATATTAAAGTCAATCAATTATTATATGGGTGTAAATTTATTAACCGTTAAACCCAGGCAGGTAAAAGAAGCCATACAAGAAACGATGCCTATTGAGGATGTTATTGTAAAGTATGAGCTTCCGCATACTCTTATTCTTGAAATAAAAGAAAGAGAGATTTCGGCTGCTTTAAATTACTTGGATGGTTTTGTATTAATAGATTCTAACGGCTTCATTGTCAAACTGGCATCAAAGCTTGAAAATTATTCAGTACCAATAGTGACTGGCCTTAAAGTAGTTAAGGCAAAAGTTGCAGAAAAACCGTTGTTAGAAGAAAATACAGCTCATTTTAAAGTACTGCTTAGTCTGATTGAATCGTTAAAACCAATATTACAAGAACTCTCAGAAATCAATATTGTGGTTGATGACAATCACAATGCAAACTTTTATTTATATACTTTGGATGGATACCAAGTTTTTTTAGGTGAATTTAATGATAAAAAAATAACAATTCTACAGACCTTGCTGCAAGATGTAAGAAAAAAGGGTATGGGAACAGGTTTGTTAGACATAAGTCATAATACACCAATTTTTAAACCCTTTCATATAGAACCCGAGGAGGAGAAGGAATAA
- the ftsA gene encoding cell division protein FtsA → MGKGNIIASLDLGTSKTCCMVGEITRSGDIDILGYGISEALGIKKGVVINIDLVVQSILKAVNIAEQMSNTKISHVAVGLSGGNISLLTNRGVVAIPRNESEITPQDVERVIQAAKIMAIPYDREIIDVIPREFIVDGCDGIKDPVGMAGTRLEVSACIVLGLLTAVQNIVRCVQRAGLSVESMILRPLAAAEMLLTEDEMDMGVVLVDVGAGTTEIAVFQEGCITGYDMIPIGGDLITNDIAIGLRLPYSYAEEIKRKYACALPHMASDKPDIEIQSLGDSFSRKISQKDLTAVVEPRVQEILSYITRSIKDFDLKAILPAGIVFTGGGLVHIQGAMEMSQQLLNLPVRLGTTDSYDRDQTFTIALGLLNYLIKHRAFDLSSTTKERTAYGLLERVKRILREYF, encoded by the coding sequence TTGGGAAAAGGCAACATTATAGCTAGTTTAGACCTTGGAACTTCTAAGACATGCTGCATGGTAGGAGAAATAACTCGCTCAGGCGATATAGATATTTTAGGATATGGTATTTCTGAAGCTTTAGGAATCAAAAAAGGTGTAGTAATTAATATTGATTTAGTGGTTCAAAGTATATTAAAGGCCGTTAATATTGCAGAACAAATGTCAAATACAAAAATAAGCCATGTAGCTGTAGGACTATCAGGAGGTAATATTTCGCTCTTGACAAATCGAGGGGTTGTTGCTATTCCCAGAAATGAAAGTGAAATAACACCTCAAGATGTAGAAAGAGTGATTCAAGCTGCAAAAATAATGGCTATACCCTATGACAGAGAAATTATAGATGTAATACCACGAGAGTTTATCGTAGACGGATGTGATGGTATAAAGGATCCGGTTGGTATGGCGGGAACAAGGCTGGAGGTTTCCGCATGCATCGTTTTAGGTCTTTTGACAGCAGTACAAAACATTGTCAGATGTGTGCAAAGGGCTGGCTTATCTGTGGAATCTATGATTCTAAGACCTTTAGCGGCAGCCGAAATGCTGCTTACGGAAGACGAAATGGATATGGGGGTAGTGCTAGTAGATGTAGGTGCGGGTACCACAGAAATTGCTGTTTTTCAAGAGGGATGTATAACTGGTTATGACATGATTCCTATAGGTGGGGATCTTATTACAAATGATATAGCTATTGGATTACGATTACCATATTCTTATGCTGAAGAAATCAAGCGTAAATATGCGTGTGCATTGCCGCATATGGCATCTGACAAGCCTGATATAGAAATCCAGAGTTTAGGAGATTCTTTTTCAAGAAAAATTTCACAGAAAGATTTAACTGCAGTTGTGGAACCGCGTGTCCAAGAAATTCTATCTTATATTACCAGAAGCATAAAAGACTTTGATCTTAAAGCTATACTGCCTGCCGGCATTGTTTTTACAGGAGGAGGCTTAGTACATATACAAGGGGCTATGGAAATGTCTCAACAATTGCTGAATTTACCTGTTAGGTTAGGGACCACTGATTCCTATGACAGAGATCAGACTTTTACAATAGCTTTGGGTTTACTGAACTATCTTATAAAGCATAGGGCTTTTGATTTAAGTTCAACTACGAAAGAAAGAACGGCTTATGGACTTCTAGAAAGAGTAAAGAGGATATTAAGAGAGTATTTTTAA
- the murA gene encoding UDP-N-acetylglucosamine 1-carboxyvinyltransferase has translation MYIIKGGETLYGKIRVQGSKNSSLPILAASILNGRKNTIRDVPKIKDIAVMTEILSYLGADIIRDNNLMVVDSGNVNCSDVPEHLMREMRSSIVLMGALLGRFGKAKVSYPGGCEIGPRPIDLHLKGLAQMGVEFGEGHGFIYAKTDKLRGADIHLDFPSVGATENIMLAGVLAQGTTIIRNVAKEPEIVDLQNFLNRMGANIKGAGTDTIKIEGCKIDDLQQVEDYTIIPDRIAAGTYLVAAAITNGHIWLTNVIAEHVEPILAKLREMGCMINCSNGVIELYVNKPLNSLDSLRTLPYPGFPTDMQAPMMALLSTVEGTSILVETVFENRFKHAQELRRMGANISINGNTAIIKGVDKLTGAMVEAKDLRAGAALIIAALAAEGETYVEGVCHIERGYENIEDNLAALGAKIVKKD, from the coding sequence ATGTATATTATAAAGGGCGGAGAAACTCTTTATGGGAAAATAAGGGTTCAAGGTTCAAAAAACTCCAGTCTCCCAATATTAGCCGCAAGCATATTAAATGGACGAAAAAATACAATTAGAGATGTGCCAAAAATTAAAGATATTGCGGTAATGACTGAAATTTTGTCATATCTTGGTGCTGATATAATTAGAGATAATAATCTAATGGTAGTTGATTCTGGAAATGTTAACTGTTCTGATGTTCCCGAACACCTAATGAGAGAAATGCGTTCATCTATAGTTCTTATGGGTGCCTTGCTGGGGAGATTTGGTAAGGCTAAGGTTTCATACCCCGGCGGATGCGAAATAGGACCTAGGCCAATTGACTTGCATCTAAAAGGTCTTGCTCAGATGGGTGTGGAATTTGGTGAAGGTCATGGCTTTATTTATGCAAAAACCGATAAGCTAAGGGGTGCGGATATTCACCTTGATTTTCCAAGTGTGGGGGCTACGGAGAATATAATGTTGGCAGGAGTACTTGCACAAGGAACTACTATAATAAGAAATGTGGCAAAAGAACCGGAAATCGTAGATTTACAAAATTTTTTAAACCGAATGGGAGCAAACATAAAAGGTGCAGGTACCGATACTATAAAAATAGAAGGATGTAAAATCGACGATTTGCAGCAGGTAGAGGATTACACAATAATTCCCGATAGAATTGCTGCCGGAACATATCTTGTAGCAGCGGCCATCACGAATGGCCATATCTGGCTCACAAATGTTATTGCCGAACACGTGGAACCTATTTTGGCTAAATTGAGAGAAATGGGCTGTATGATAAATTGCAGCAATGGTGTAATTGAGTTATATGTAAATAAGCCATTAAATTCGCTAGACAGCTTGAGAACATTGCCGTATCCGGGTTTTCCCACAGATATGCAAGCACCGATGATGGCTCTTTTGTCAACAGTAGAAGGCACATCGATTCTTGTGGAAACTGTTTTTGAAAATAGATTTAAACATGCACAGGAGCTCAGAAGAATGGGAGCAAATATCTCCATAAACGGTAACACTGCAATAATCAAAGGGGTTGACAAACTTACCGGTGCCATGGTGGAAGCAAAAGATCTTCGTGCAGGTGCAGCACTTATAATAGCTGCTTTAGCTGCAGAAGGAGAAACATATGTGGAAGGTGTATGCCATATAGAACGAGGATATGAAAACATAGAAGACAATTTAGCGGCTCTAGGTGCTAAAATTGTCAAAAAAGACTAA